The Channa argus isolate prfri chromosome 22, Channa argus male v1.0, whole genome shotgun sequence genome has a window encoding:
- the LOC137107771 gene encoding cornifelin homolog B-like — MPSTVIISQPQPMTEAQNTQHWTSGICDCWDDVPECCFAFWCCPCFACKTSKKYGEHLCLPLLYLFGVCVPAITMSMRVSMRQRYGIRGSMCNDCVCSTFCTGCVWCQMSREIRRRSVPIVLISANRT, encoded by the exons ATGCCTTCCACTGTGATAATCTCTCAGCCTCAGCCGATGACGGAGGCCCAAAACACGCAGCACTGGACATCTGGAATATGTGACTGCTGGGATGATGTGCCTGAGT GCTGCTTTGCGTTCTGGTGTTGTCCCTGCTTCGCCTGCAAAACCTCCAAGAAATACGGGGAGcatctctgtctccccctcttGTACTTATTCGGTGTCTGTGTCCCGGCCATCACTATGTCCATGAGGGTGTCCATGCGGCAACGTTATGGCATCAGA gGCTCCATGTGTAACGACTGCGTATGTTCGACCTTCTGTACAGGCTGCGTGTGGTGTCAAATGTCCCGAGAAATAAGGAGAAGAAGCGTCCCAATTGTTCTCATCAGTGCCAATCGAACATGA
- the LOC137107766 gene encoding cornifelin homolog B-like: protein MYSGTDWGNKSSSVSCPVPADVCAEFPHHSNTVPSLDAIMSSTMVVRQPQPTMVAQNSQEWGSDICDCCDDVPECCFAFWCLPCFTCVTAKKHGECLCLPLLDYIFIGGCIPTITMSMRVSMRQRYGIRGSMCNDCVCSTFCTGCVWCQMSREMKRRNIQIVMVGAKYR, encoded by the exons ATGTATTCGGGAACTGACTGGGGAAATAAAAGCTCCTCAGTCAGTTGTCCTGTCCCAGCTGATGTCTGCGCTGAGTTCCCTCATCACTCAAACACAG TTCCTTCTTTAGATGCCATCATGTCTTCCACAATGGTCGTCAGGCAGCCTCAGCCCACAATGGTGGCCCAGAACTCTCAGGAGTGGGGATCGGATATATGTGACTGCTGCGATGATGTGCCCGAAT GCTGTTTTGCCTTCTGGTGCTTACCGTGCTTCACTTGTGTAACCGCCAAAAAACATGGGGAatgtctctgtctccccctaTTGGACTACATTTTCATTGGCGGCTGCATCCCGACCATCACCATGTCCATGAGGGTGTCCATGCGTCAGCGTTATGGCATCAGA gGCTCCATGTGTAACGACTGCGTATGTTCGACCTTCTGTACAGGCTGCGTCTGGTGTCAAATGTCCAGAGAGATGAAGAGACGAAACATCCAGATCGTTATGGTCGGGGCCAAATACAGATAA
- the LOC137107770 gene encoding cornifelin homolog B-like, which produces MNSSTMIVTQPQPVMVAQDSEEWGSKICDCCQDVPECCFAFWCCPCFACTISKKYGECLCLPLLDIFGGLISPITMSMRVSMRQRYGIKGTMCNDCVCSTFCTSCVWCQMSREMKRRNIPIVLVGAKYT; this is translated from the exons ATGAACTCCTCAACAATGATAGTGACGCAGCCTCAGCCAGTGATGGTGGCCCAGGACTCAGAAGAGTGGGGGTCCAAGATTTGTGACTGCTGTCAAGATGTGCCTGAGT GCTGTTTTGCCTTCTGGTGCTGTCCCTGCTTCGCCTGCACGATCTCCAAGAAATACGGGGagtgtctctgtctccccctgCTGGACATCTTTGGTGGCCTCATCTCCCCCATCACCATGTCCATGAGGGTCTCCATGCGCCAGCGTTACGGCATCAAA GGCACCATGTGCAACGACTGCGTGTGCTCGACCTTCTGCACGTCCTGCGTCTGGTGTCAGATGTCCAGGGAGATGAAGAGAAGGAACATCCCGATCGTTCTGGTCGGAGCCAAATACACATGA